The following are from one region of the Anolis carolinensis isolate JA03-04 unplaced genomic scaffold, rAnoCar3.1.pri scaffold_18, whole genome shotgun sequence genome:
- the LOC134294615 gene encoding zinc finger protein 850-like yields MEEKPFTCLDCGKSFSWRSHLLRHERTHTGEKPFECLECGQSFIHSSHLRSHQRTHTGEKPYKCLECGQTFARSSGLRSHQRTHTGGKPYKCLECGQSFARCSGLRSHQRTHTGEKPFECLECGQSFTHSSGLRQHQRTHTGEKPFECLECGQTFARSSGLRLHQRTHTGEKPFECLECRQSFTQSSGLHQHQRTHTGEKPYTCPECGKSFTQSSGLRSHQRTHTGEKPYKCLECRQSFTHSSHLRSHQWTHTGEKPYKCLECGQSFTHSSLLRSHQSTHTGENPYTCLECGQTFTRSSGLHSHQSTHTGEKPYTCLECGQTFTRSSGLRSHQRTHTGEKPYKCLECGQSFTHSSLLRSHQSTHTGENPYTCLECGQTFTRSSGLRSHQSTHTGEKPYTCLECGQTFTRSSGLRSHQRTHTGEKPYTCLECGQSFTHSSNLRRHQNSHTGENPYTCLECGQTFTRSSGLRSHQSTHTGEKPYTCMECGQTFTHSSGLRSHQRTHTGEKPYKCLECGQSFTHSSNLRRHQNSHTGENPYTCLECGQTFTRSSGLRSHQSTHTGEKPYTCMECGQTFTHSSGLRSHQRTHTGEKPYTCLECGHSFTHSSNLRRHQRTHTGEKPYTCLECGQSFSRSGALRLHQRTHTGEKP; encoded by the coding sequence ATGGAGGAGAAACCCTTTACATGTCTAgactgtggaaagagcttcagttggaGGAGCCATCTGCTAcggcatgaaaggactcacactggggagaaaccctttgaatgtctggagtgtggacagagcttcattcaTAGTtcacatctacgttcacatcaaagaactcacactggggaaaaaccctataaatgcctggagtgtggacagaccttcgctcgtagttcaggcctacgttcacatcaaaggactcacactggggggaaaccctataaatgcctggagtgtggacagagcttcgctcgttgttcaggcctacgttcacatcaaaggactcacactggggagaaaccctttgaatgtctggagtgtggacagagcttcactcatagttcaggactacgtcaacatcaaaggactcacactggggagaaaccctttgaatgtctggagtgtgggcagaccttcgctcgtagttcaggcctacgtttacatcaaaggactcacactggggagaaaccctttgaatgtctggagtgtagacagagcttcactcagagttcaggactacatcaacatcaaaggactcacactggggagaaaccctatacatgcccagagtgcggaaagagtttcactcaaagttcaggcctacgttcacatcaaaggactcacactggggagaaaccctataaatgcctggagtgcagacagagcttcactcatagttcacatctacgttcacatcagtggactcacactggagagaaaccctataaatgcctggagtgtggacagagcttcacgcATAGTTCacttctacgttcacatcaaagcactcacactggggagaacccctatacatgtctggagtgtggacagaccttcactcgtagttcaggcctacaTTCGCATCAAagcactcacactggggagaaaccctatacatgtctggagtgtggacagaccttcactcgtagttcaggcctacgttcgcatcaaagaactcacactggggagaaaccctataaatgcctggagtgtggacagagcttcacgcATAGTTCacttctacgttcacatcaaagcactcacactggggagaacccctatacatgtctggagtgtggacagaccttcactcgtagttcaggcctacgttcgcatcaaagcactcacactggggagaaaccctatacatgtctggagtgtggacagaccttcactcgtagttcaggcctacgttcgcatcaaagaactcacactggggagaaaccctatacatgcctggagtgtgggcagagcttcactcatagttcaaatctacgtagacatcaaaactctcacactggggagaacccctatacatgtctggagtgtggacagaccttcactcgtagttcaggcctacgttcacatcaaagcactcacactggggagaaaccctatacatgtatggagtgtggacagaccttcactcacagttcaggcctacgttcgcatcaaagaactcacactggggagaaaccctataaatgcctggagtgtggacagagcttcactcatagttcaaatctacgtagacatcaaaactctcacactggggagaacccctatacatgtctggagtgtggacagaccttcactcgtagttcaggcctacgttcacatcaaagcactcacactggggagaaaccctatacatgtatggagtgtggacagaccttcactcacagttcaggcctacgttcgcatcaaagaactcacactggggagaaaccctatacatgcctggagtgtggacacagcttcactcatagttcaaatctacgtagacatcaaaggactcacactggggagaaaccctatacatgcctggagtgtggacagagcttttctcGGAGTGGAGCTCTACGtttgcatcaaaggactcacactggagagaaaccgtaa